From a region of the Bermanella marisrubri genome:
- the thiL gene encoding thiamine-phosphate kinase codes for MNEFDMIKQYFQDPQLHFPHPNVRFGIGDDCASILPDENHELVFSMDTLVDGVHFLQTSNSFDIGTRALCVTLSDLAAMAATPIGFTLALTIPEAHSTWLQGFSQGLAEIAQRFHCPIVGGDTTRGPHCVITIQVHGQVKKGKALMRSGAKPGDKVFVSGDLGDGAGALSQVLENPLDSTGLAQRYFQPLPEIEFAQAIQSYATSGMDISDGLLQDLEHICRASQVGMMIDPESIPMSADLIDKVGYQRAMKFALTGGDDYRLVYTAPDCAHGIQIGEVVAEPKSVNVSGLDADDLLSTGYQHFR; via the coding sequence GTGAACGAATTCGATATGATTAAGCAGTATTTCCAAGACCCGCAATTACATTTCCCTCATCCCAATGTCCGGTTTGGTATTGGCGACGATTGCGCATCAATTTTGCCCGACGAAAATCATGAACTTGTTTTTTCCATGGACACCTTAGTGGATGGCGTACATTTTTTGCAAACATCGAATAGCTTCGATATTGGCACTCGTGCGTTGTGTGTAACCTTGAGTGACTTAGCCGCTATGGCAGCAACCCCCATAGGTTTTACATTAGCGTTAACGATTCCAGAGGCGCACTCTACATGGTTGCAAGGGTTTTCCCAAGGCTTGGCAGAAATAGCTCAACGATTTCACTGTCCCATTGTTGGTGGTGACACTACTCGTGGTCCTCATTGCGTGATTACCATTCAGGTACATGGCCAAGTGAAAAAAGGTAAAGCCTTGATGCGTTCAGGAGCTAAGCCCGGTGATAAAGTATTCGTCAGTGGAGACCTTGGTGATGGTGCTGGAGCGTTATCACAGGTATTAGAAAACCCGTTAGATTCAACTGGATTGGCGCAGCGCTATTTCCAACCATTACCTGAAATTGAATTTGCTCAAGCCATTCAATCCTACGCAACCAGTGGGATGGATATTAGTGATGGTCTGCTTCAAGACCTAGAACATATTTGTCGAGCAAGCCAAGTCGGGATGATGATTGATCCCGAAAGCATTCCAATGTCAGCGGACTTAATCGACAAGGTGGGTTACCAGCGAGCAATGAAGTTTGCTCTAACGGGCGGTGATGATTATCGCCTTGTTTACACTGCACCTGATTGCGCTCATGGTATACAAATTGGTGAGGTGGTAGCAGAACCTAAGTCGGTCAATGTTTCAGGTTTGGATGCCGATGATTTGCTTAGCACCGGATACCAACATTTTCGCTAG
- the ribH gene encoding 6,7-dimethyl-8-ribityllumazine synthase, with amino-acid sequence MKTISGNFAPMEAKFAIVQTTWNEFVVDKLVDGAVRGLTRHGISEDNITLVHCPGAFEVPLVVKKLAQSGEYDAVIALGAVIRGSTPHFDYVAGEAAKGLGQITLNTEVPVSFGILTVDTIEQAIERAGTKAGNKGEEAAMSAFEMVSLLRQLEA; translated from the coding sequence ATGAAAACAATTAGCGGAAACTTTGCCCCGATGGAAGCCAAATTTGCCATCGTTCAGACGACTTGGAACGAGTTCGTTGTAGATAAATTGGTTGATGGTGCAGTCCGTGGCCTGACTCGTCACGGTATTAGCGAAGACAATATTACACTTGTCCATTGTCCAGGTGCATTTGAAGTGCCATTAGTGGTAAAAAAATTAGCACAAAGCGGTGAGTATGATGCTGTGATTGCACTGGGTGCCGTGATTCGTGGTTCTACACCGCACTTCGATTACGTGGCTGGTGAAGCGGCGAAAGGTTTAGGCCAAATCACTTTAAATACTGAAGTGCCTGTTTCCTTTGGTATCTTAACTGTTGATACGATTGAACAAGCGATTGAACGAGCAGGTACTAAAGCAGGAAACAAAGGTGAAGAAGCCGCGATGTCTGCTTTTGAAATGGTTAGCTTATTACGTCAACTGGAGGCTTAA
- the ubiB gene encoding ubiquinone biosynthesis regulatory protein kinase UbiB yields the protein MQQLRRLITIAYVFIKYRLDDFVPVHLLPWYLRLAFYLAPWRLNPLPKRMPKEKRLRLALIKLGPIFIKFGQILSTRRDLLSPKLAAELAKLQDKVPPFSSRLAKNIIEQALEDDVSKIFARFDTDPLASASIAQVHAAQLLSGEEVVVKVIRPNIERTIEKDIRLMLVAARLFQRYARDGKRLKPIEVVEDYRHTIFGELDLMSEAANCAQLRRNFQDSPLLYVPDVYWDWCRENVMVQERIYGTPIGDVETLISKGTNMKVLAERGVEIFFRQVFQDSFFHADMHPGNIFVDCQDPESPRYIAIDCGIVGTLSEVDQDYLARNLLAFFNQDYHEVARLHVESGWVGAETRINEFEGAIRSVCEPIFEKPLEEISFGQLLLRLFQVARRYNMEVQPQLVLLQKTLLNIEGLGRQLYPQLDLWSTAKPYLESWMKRRMGPQAIWQEIKRQAPAWIAHGPQMPELIRNSLISFNQYPQHQAQLNKRLENIESSLDGQAKGRKHRAVGTLVAALGLVSLHTPYMWDAQASSSLIALGIAWILLRG from the coding sequence ATGCAGCAATTGCGACGCCTGATTACCATCGCCTACGTGTTCATTAAATACCGTTTAGATGACTTTGTACCCGTGCATCTTTTGCCTTGGTATCTACGCCTTGCATTCTATTTGGCACCTTGGCGTCTTAATCCACTTCCGAAACGCATGCCCAAAGAAAAACGACTGCGTTTAGCATTAATTAAATTAGGGCCAATTTTTATTAAGTTTGGGCAAATTCTTTCTACTCGCCGTGACTTATTATCACCAAAACTGGCTGCAGAACTCGCCAAACTACAAGATAAGGTTCCACCCTTTTCTTCTCGCTTGGCGAAAAACATCATTGAACAAGCGCTTGAAGATGATGTTAGTAAAATCTTTGCTCGCTTTGATACTGATCCTTTAGCAAGTGCTTCTATCGCGCAAGTGCATGCAGCCCAATTGTTAAGCGGTGAAGAAGTCGTCGTAAAAGTGATACGCCCAAACATTGAAAGAACCATCGAAAAAGACATTCGCTTGATGCTAGTTGCGGCGCGTTTGTTTCAACGCTACGCCCGTGACGGCAAGCGCTTAAAGCCCATCGAAGTAGTTGAAGATTATCGCCATACCATTTTTGGTGAACTAGATTTAATGTCGGAAGCAGCAAACTGCGCACAATTACGTCGCAACTTCCAAGACAGCCCTTTGCTCTATGTGCCTGACGTTTATTGGGATTGGTGTCGCGAGAACGTCATGGTGCAAGAACGTATTTATGGCACACCCATTGGTGATGTGGAAACCCTAATTAGCAAAGGCACTAACATGAAAGTCTTGGCCGAACGCGGCGTGGAGATATTCTTTCGCCAAGTATTCCAAGACAGCTTTTTTCATGCGGATATGCATCCTGGCAATATCTTTGTGGATTGCCAAGATCCAGAAAGCCCACGCTATATCGCTATTGATTGCGGCATCGTCGGAACACTGAGTGAGGTGGATCAAGACTATCTAGCACGCAACCTTCTGGCTTTCTTTAATCAAGATTATCACGAAGTAGCTCGTCTACATGTAGAATCTGGCTGGGTAGGAGCTGAAACTCGTATCAATGAATTTGAAGGCGCTATCCGCAGTGTATGCGAACCAATTTTTGAAAAGCCTTTAGAAGAAATCAGCTTTGGTCAATTATTACTGCGCCTATTCCAAGTGGCACGCCGCTACAATATGGAAGTGCAACCTCAACTCGTCTTATTGCAAAAGACCTTGCTGAACATTGAAGGCTTAGGTCGCCAACTTTATCCACAGTTAGACCTTTGGAGTACTGCCAAGCCGTATTTAGAAAGCTGGATGAAGCGTCGAATGGGTCCGCAAGCCATCTGGCAAGAAATTAAACGCCAAGCCCCTGCATGGATCGCCCATGGTCCACAAATGCCCGAACTTATTCGCAATAGCCTAATTAGCTTTAATCAATATCCGCAACATCAAGCGCAACTGAATAAACGTTTAGAAAACATCGAGTCCTCATTAGACGGCCAAGCAAAAGGTCGCAAACACAGAGCAGTAGGCACCCTTGTGGCGGCTCTTGGGCTGGTCAGCCTGCATACGCCCTACATGTGGGATGCACAAGCCAGTAGTTCTCTCATTGCGCTTGGCATTGCTTGGATCCTGCTGCGTGGTTAG
- a CDS encoding sodium-dependent transporter translates to MAHAHFTSKLGFIAAAAGSAVGLGNIWGFPTEAANNGGGTFLLIYFAMVVLVGYPMLLAEVTIGNLAQANPIDALSRLTQKAKSRIVLAGIGWAGTLTILLILSFYSVVGAWIMNAVIQQVNSLLNIAMPSIPLWLSAYGFLALTACVIVLGVKNGIERLSKILMPTLLLLLIIMIIWVLTLDGASKGISWYFTSDFSQLSPELLGRALGQAFFSLSIGVTGMMTYGAYLKRSRGLPKTVASVTLLDTSVAFLAGLLILPALSAAQAQGITVFNGAGQLIGSDKLVFDILPALFANLGVTGLLISILFFVLLLIAAITSSISMMEPPVNTLQEKTGLNRKACLIAVTAVAALVIGFTTQNMAQMFGTLITFTTNYMQPLLGVLITLVLAWYIRQHHILKALMGEGYQRKRFWKVWRIHVFVIIPLVSLGLAYNLGWF, encoded by the coding sequence ATGGCGCATGCACATTTCACATCAAAACTTGGCTTTATTGCCGCTGCAGCTGGTTCCGCCGTGGGCTTGGGTAATATTTGGGGCTTTCCTACTGAAGCAGCAAACAATGGTGGCGGTACTTTCCTCTTAATCTACTTTGCCATGGTTGTCTTGGTGGGCTACCCCATGCTTTTGGCTGAAGTGACCATTGGCAACTTAGCACAAGCCAATCCCATTGACGCGCTGTCTCGTTTAACTCAAAAAGCCAAATCTCGTATCGTTCTAGCAGGTATCGGTTGGGCCGGCACGTTAACGATTCTTTTAATTCTCAGCTTTTATAGCGTCGTCGGTGCTTGGATCATGAACGCAGTCATTCAGCAAGTAAACTCCTTGCTGAATATAGCAATGCCAAGCATCCCCTTGTGGTTGAGCGCATATGGATTTCTCGCCTTAACTGCCTGTGTAATCGTTTTAGGCGTTAAAAATGGTATAGAACGCTTATCCAAAATTCTTATGCCCACATTGTTACTCTTGTTGATCATTATGATTATCTGGGTGCTAACATTAGATGGCGCCAGTAAAGGTATTAGCTGGTACTTTACGTCCGATTTTTCACAATTATCACCTGAGCTACTAGGTCGTGCTTTAGGACAAGCATTTTTCTCTTTGTCCATTGGTGTTACCGGAATGATGACCTATGGCGCTTATCTTAAACGCAGTCGCGGTCTACCAAAAACGGTTGCCAGTGTGACACTGTTGGATACTTCTGTAGCATTCTTGGCTGGCCTGCTCATTTTACCTGCATTAAGTGCGGCTCAAGCACAGGGTATTACAGTGTTTAATGGCGCTGGACAATTAATCGGCTCAGATAAACTAGTGTTTGATATTCTACCAGCACTATTCGCAAACTTAGGTGTGACTGGCTTATTGATAAGCATATTGTTTTTTGTATTGCTCTTGATCGCAGCCATTACATCATCGATATCTATGATGGAGCCTCCAGTCAATACCCTACAAGAAAAGACTGGCTTAAACCGTAAAGCATGCCTAATCGCTGTTACCGCCGTTGCCGCGCTCGTCATAGGGTTTACAACACAAAATATGGCGCAAATGTTTGGCACACTAATCACCTTCACCACGAATTACATGCAACCCCTACTCGGTGTATTAATTACGTTAGTTTTAGCTTGGTACATTCGCCAACATCATATCTTGAAAGCGCTCATGGGCGAGGGCTATCAGCGTAAACGCTTCTGGAAAGTTTGGCGTATACATGTATTCGTTATTATTCCATTGGTAAGCCTTGGCCTAGCCTATAACCTTGGCTGGTTTTAA
- a CDS encoding ubiquinone biosynthesis accessory factor UbiJ has protein sequence MDATLIQAGLSLAETSIKQALQYDPASKQALAELGGRCLAIHISSPDITLFMNFMDNGEVRLAQHQEHDADTLLSGELSAFLNLARASDKQAALMKSDIHIKGSSQLAMSVANIMANLDIDFEAMVAKFTGPVAAHMLGKNLRKLGSWLKASGDKFKQDSVEYVRDELALAPHALEGEQRFSQIHKLKLDTERLQARIERLKQKIK, from the coding sequence ATGGACGCCACTTTGATTCAAGCCGGTCTCAGTCTTGCTGAAACAAGTATCAAGCAAGCATTGCAATACGATCCAGCCAGCAAGCAGGCGCTGGCTGAACTCGGCGGACGTTGCCTTGCGATACACATCAGTTCTCCTGATATCACGCTCTTTATGAACTTTATGGACAATGGCGAGGTTCGCTTGGCTCAACATCAAGAGCATGACGCAGACACTTTGCTCAGTGGTGAGCTATCTGCCTTTTTGAATTTGGCCAGAGCCAGCGACAAGCAAGCTGCGCTCATGAAAAGTGATATTCACATTAAAGGCTCAAGCCAACTAGCCATGTCTGTGGCCAATATTATGGCCAACTTGGATATCGACTTTGAAGCCATGGTCGCTAAATTTACAGGCCCTGTGGCCGCCCATATGCTGGGCAAAAACCTGCGCAAGCTGGGCTCATGGTTAAAAGCCAGTGGCGACAAATTCAAGCAAGACAGTGTTGAATATGTGCGTGATGAATTGGCGCTAGCGCCCCATGCTTTAGAAGGCGAACAGCGCTTTAGCCAGATTCACAAACTAAAACTCGATACCGAACGTTTACAAGCGCGTATCGAGCGCCTAAAACAAAAAATCAAATAA
- the tatC gene encoding twin-arginine translocase subunit TatC, with translation MAKQSKEEKARMQQEQPLISHLIELRNRLLKSLLLVLIVFAGLYSFSNELYLIVSQPLKDLLPEQSSMIATGVASPFLVPFKLSLFAAVFLAIPFILHQAWAFISPGLYQNEKRFAIPLLLSSILLFYAGIAFAYFIVLPIVFGFFTAIGPEGVSFLPDINNILNFILKIFFAFGIAFEIPVATLLMIMAGITTVESLKEKRPYIFIGCFVVGMLVTPPDVISQTVLALPMYLLFEAGILFGNLVQKRKTDSAEDEQTSL, from the coding sequence ATGGCCAAGCAAAGCAAAGAAGAAAAAGCGCGCATGCAGCAAGAACAGCCGCTTATTAGTCATTTAATTGAGCTGCGCAATCGTTTGCTTAAATCATTACTTCTGGTGTTGATTGTATTTGCCGGTCTTTATAGCTTTTCTAACGAGCTATATTTGATAGTTTCTCAGCCATTGAAAGACTTATTACCTGAACAAAGCTCAATGATTGCGACTGGGGTGGCCTCGCCTTTTCTGGTCCCCTTCAAATTATCCTTGTTTGCTGCCGTTTTTCTAGCGATCCCGTTTATTTTGCATCAGGCATGGGCGTTTATTAGCCCAGGTCTTTATCAAAATGAAAAACGCTTTGCCATTCCATTGCTATTAAGCAGTATCCTGCTGTTTTATGCCGGCATAGCCTTCGCTTATTTTATCGTATTGCCTATCGTGTTTGGCTTTTTTACGGCTATTGGGCCAGAAGGCGTGAGTTTTTTACCCGATATCAATAATATCCTTAATTTCATCTTAAAAATATTTTTTGCCTTTGGCATCGCGTTTGAAATACCTGTGGCCACTTTACTTATGATCATGGCTGGTATTACCACAGTAGAAAGCCTCAAAGAAAAACGCCCGTACATCTTCATTGGTTGCTTTGTGGTAGGAATGCTAGTGACACCGCCGGATGTCATTAGTCAGACTGTATTGGCCTTGCCTATGTATCTATTGTTTGAGGCGGGTATTTTGTTCGGCAATCTTGTGCAAAAACGCAAAACTGATTCTGCGGAAGACGAGCAAACCTCTTTATAA
- the nusB gene encoding transcription antitermination factor NusB, translated as MKQTPISRKEHSGRPNPGARRKARHFAMQALYQWDLAGASLSNIEAEFLTDNDMSKVDTEYFRDILRGVPRELDDLDEKLAPCLSRNMQEVTPVERAILRLGAYELLHRIDVPYRVVINESVELSKKFGANESHKFINGALDKLAQAVRVVEIKK; from the coding sequence ATGAAACAGACTCCAATTTCGAGAAAAGAACACTCAGGGCGCCCTAATCCAGGCGCTCGCCGTAAGGCGAGACACTTCGCTATGCAGGCTTTATATCAATGGGATTTGGCTGGAGCAAGCTTAAGCAATATCGAAGCGGAATTTCTCACAGACAATGATATGTCCAAAGTGGATACAGAATATTTTCGTGATATTTTACGCGGCGTGCCGAGAGAGCTAGATGATTTAGATGAAAAATTAGCGCCATGTTTAAGCCGTAACATGCAAGAGGTAACGCCTGTTGAGCGTGCGATTCTTCGCTTAGGCGCGTATGAATTATTACATCGTATTGATGTACCATATCGCGTGGTGATTAATGAAAGTGTGGAGCTCTCTAAAAAGTTTGGCGCTAATGAAAGCCATAAATTTATAAATGGTGCGTTGGACAAACTCGCACAAGCAGTACGTGTTGTAGAAATTAAAAAGTAA
- the ribBA gene encoding bifunctional 3,4-dihydroxy-2-butanone-4-phosphate synthase/GTP cyclohydrolase II translates to MSLNSIEEIIQDISDGKMVILMDDEDRENEGDIIVAAEKVTPEIINFMASKARGLICLTLTPERCDFLGLPSMVSGNGSKFSTPFTVSIEAAEGVTTGISAADRAVTVRAAVNPMGKPDDIVQPGHIFPLRAQAAGVLSRAGHTEAGCDLARLAGLQPSSCIVEIMNEDGTMARRPELEEFAKEHDIKIGTIADLIQYRMANEQTIEKISSDTLQTVYGDFLLHVYRDTINQDTHLAITKGDVEACEAPLIRVQAAETLRDLLGAVMPNSHSWSMANSLQAIGDSDAGALVMLNAGEKEDVATAIETFYGRQKPQRTTDVDSSGAYVTIGTGSQILRDLGVSKMRLLSSPMKFAGISGFNLEVVEYIPCEK, encoded by the coding sequence ATGTCATTAAACAGTATTGAAGAAATTATTCAGGATATTAGCGACGGTAAAATGGTTATCCTTATGGATGACGAAGATCGCGAAAACGAAGGCGATATTATCGTTGCGGCAGAAAAAGTAACGCCAGAAATCATTAACTTTATGGCCAGCAAAGCCCGTGGTTTGATTTGTCTTACCTTGACGCCTGAACGTTGTGACTTTTTAGGTTTGCCATCCATGGTGTCCGGTAATGGTTCTAAGTTTTCAACACCGTTTACCGTGTCCATTGAAGCTGCCGAGGGTGTTACCACAGGTATTAGCGCGGCTGATCGCGCTGTTACTGTTCGCGCTGCGGTAAACCCTATGGGTAAGCCTGATGACATCGTACAGCCAGGTCACATCTTTCCTTTGCGAGCACAGGCGGCTGGCGTATTAAGCCGAGCGGGTCATACTGAAGCGGGTTGTGATCTTGCTCGTTTGGCGGGCCTGCAACCCAGTTCGTGTATTGTTGAGATCATGAATGAAGACGGTACTATGGCGCGTCGCCCTGAGCTGGAAGAATTTGCTAAAGAACATGATATTAAAATCGGAACGATAGCCGATTTAATTCAATATCGCATGGCTAATGAGCAAACCATCGAGAAGATCAGCAGTGATACATTGCAAACGGTTTATGGCGATTTCTTGTTGCACGTTTATCGAGATACCATCAATCAAGATACCCACCTAGCGATTACAAAAGGCGATGTGGAAGCTTGTGAAGCACCGTTAATTCGTGTGCAAGCTGCTGAAACACTGCGCGATCTATTAGGTGCGGTTATGCCCAATTCACACAGCTGGTCCATGGCCAATAGCTTGCAAGCCATCGGTGATAGCGATGCAGGTGCATTAGTTATGCTGAACGCTGGAGAGAAAGAAGACGTGGCAACGGCGATCGAAACCTTCTATGGCCGTCAAAAGCCACAACGCACAACAGATGTAGATAGCTCAGGCGCATATGTGACGATAGGTACTGGCTCACAGATTCTGCGTGATTTAGGTGTGTCTAAGATGCGCTTATTGAGCAGCCCAATGAAATTTGCAGGGATATCAGGCTTTAACTTAGAAGTCGTTGAATATATCCCTTGTGAGAAATAA
- the tatA gene encoding Sec-independent protein translocase subunit TatA, whose amino-acid sequence MLGGISIWQLLIILVVVILIFGTKKLRTLGGDLGGAVKGFKKAMSDEEKNKETDKLEAKEQDAQFSEKHDESEKDKTK is encoded by the coding sequence ATGTTAGGTGGTATCAGCATTTGGCAGCTACTGATTATTTTAGTGGTTGTAATTTTAATCTTCGGCACAAAGAAACTACGCACTCTGGGTGGTGATCTAGGCGGCGCTGTAAAAGGCTTTAAAAAAGCCATGAGTGACGAGGAGAAAAACAAAGAAACCGATAAACTCGAAGCGAAAGAGCAAGATGCGCAGTTTTCAGAGAAGCACGACGAATCTGAAAAAGACAAAACCAAGTAG
- a CDS encoding histidine triad nucleotide-binding protein: protein MSQCIFCSIIAGDIPANKVYEDDHVLAFHDIAPKAETHILVIPKTHIVNLPDVKEDQWPLVTKVLQSINTIAEQEKLEGFRVITNNGEKGGQEVFHMHWHVLAGKSLPGF from the coding sequence ATGAGCCAATGTATTTTTTGCAGCATCATTGCAGGTGATATTCCTGCTAACAAAGTGTACGAAGATGACCATGTATTGGCGTTTCATGACATTGCTCCTAAAGCAGAAACCCATATTCTGGTGATTCCAAAAACGCATATTGTAAATTTGCCCGATGTGAAAGAGGATCAATGGCCGCTTGTCACTAAGGTGTTACAAAGCATCAATACAATCGCCGAGCAAGAAAAGCTAGAAGGGTTTCGTGTGATCACCAATAATGGTGAAAAAGGCGGACAAGAAGTTTTTCACATGCACTGGCATGTTTTGGCAGGAAAAAGCCTGCCCGGTTTTTAA
- a CDS encoding LPP20 family lipoprotein produces the protein MTLLRILSVSALAATLAACSSSPKQAAVPDCTFPDAPQVAAPGWVCDEPVDGLAVSAVGSADKSGAGINFMKQQATAAARVQLAQMMKVQVQNMVKQFAETTGVADSETVDLVNSSVTKQITNESLVGTRIYKTRRSPNGALYVLVGLDDQAASKIHETALKTSMNNERAMWQKFQAKKGFDELAKEIANMENQ, from the coding sequence ATGACCTTGTTACGTATTCTTTCTGTTAGTGCTTTAGCTGCAACATTGGCTGCATGTTCAAGTAGCCCAAAACAAGCTGCTGTGCCTGATTGTACCTTCCCGGACGCACCGCAAGTTGCAGCGCCTGGCTGGGTATGTGATGAACCAGTAGATGGTCTTGCGGTATCAGCTGTAGGCTCTGCAGATAAGTCTGGTGCTGGTATTAACTTCATGAAACAACAAGCTACTGCAGCAGCTCGCGTGCAACTAGCGCAAATGATGAAAGTACAAGTACAAAACATGGTGAAGCAATTTGCTGAAACCACAGGTGTAGCCGATAGTGAAACCGTTGATCTAGTAAATTCATCTGTTACTAAGCAAATCACTAATGAGAGCTTGGTTGGTACTCGTATCTACAAAACTCGTCGTAGCCCGAATGGTGCGCTGTATGTATTAGTCGGTCTTGATGATCAAGCGGCCAGTAAGATTCATGAGACAGCCCTTAAGACGTCTATGAATAACGAGCGTGCAATGTGGCAGAAGTTCCAAGCCAAGAAAGGGTTTGATGAGTTGGCTAAAGAAATCGCCAACATGGAAAACCAATAG
- a CDS encoding phosphoribosyl-ATP diphosphatase codes for MSQVLSELGKILEERKAADAEKSYVASLYRSGLNKILEKVGEEATETIIAAKDAKTNGNNEEVIYETADLWFHTLVMLSELGEGPEAVIAELERRFDLSGLEEKANRTKK; via the coding sequence ATGAGTCAGGTATTAAGCGAGCTAGGCAAGATTCTAGAAGAGCGCAAAGCGGCAGATGCTGAAAAGTCCTATGTGGCTAGCCTTTATCGCAGTGGCCTCAATAAGATTCTCGAAAAAGTAGGCGAAGAAGCCACTGAGACCATCATTGCTGCTAAAGATGCTAAAACCAACGGCAACAATGAAGAAGTCATCTATGAAACCGCTGACCTTTGGTTCCATACTCTTGTTATGCTATCTGAGCTAGGAGAAGGCCCAGAAGCGGTTATCGCTGAACTCGAACGCCGCTTTGATCTATCCGGTTTAGAAGAAAAAGCGAATCGGACGAAGAAGTAA
- a CDS encoding riboflavin synthase, which yields MFTGIIEAQGRVERKQEKDGDLMVTISSHSLDYSDVKLGDSIAVNGVCLTVVAQNGNAFDADISNETLSYTRWSDIQVGETVNLEKALMPTSRLGGHIVSGHVDGIGEVMSRQEDARSIRFLVKAPQDLDKYIAHKGSITVDGISLTVNKVTTDGFELNIVPHTAKETTLYKTKPGDKVHLEVDVIARYLERLINPQQTTKTSHVSEAFLAEHGFLG from the coding sequence ATGTTTACTGGAATCATTGAGGCCCAAGGGCGAGTAGAAAGAAAGCAAGAGAAAGACGGCGATCTAATGGTCACCATCAGTAGTCACTCACTTGATTATAGTGATGTAAAACTCGGAGACAGCATTGCGGTAAACGGTGTGTGCTTAACGGTCGTTGCCCAGAATGGCAATGCTTTTGATGCAGACATCAGTAATGAAACTCTAAGCTACACTCGATGGTCAGATATTCAAGTTGGTGAAACCGTTAATTTAGAAAAAGCGTTAATGCCAACCAGCCGCTTAGGTGGCCATATTGTGAGTGGACATGTGGATGGCATTGGCGAAGTTATGTCACGGCAGGAAGACGCCCGCAGTATTCGCTTTTTAGTAAAAGCACCACAGGATTTAGACAAGTACATTGCGCATAAAGGCTCCATCACCGTGGACGGAATTAGTTTAACGGTGAATAAAGTGACAACAGACGGATTTGAATTGAACATCGTTCCGCACACGGCGAAAGAGACCACCCTGTATAAAACAAAACCGGGTGACAAAGTGCATTTAGAAGTGGACGTCATTGCACGCTATTTAGAGCGTCTGATTAATCCACAGCAGACCACGAAAACCAGTCATGTAAGTGAAGCTTTTTTAGCGGAACATGGTTTTTTAGGTTAA
- the tatB gene encoding Sec-independent protein translocase protein TatB — MFDIGFAELLIVGVLALIVLGPERLPKAARTVGLFIGRIRRTMSGIQQEIEQEVRNQEIREKLKDPMRTYLSEEELNRRYEEYQESPTSGESQTSLTPPESTPTKDQDRQ; from the coding sequence ATGTTTGATATTGGCTTTGCCGAGTTGCTCATTGTTGGCGTACTGGCCCTAATTGTATTAGGTCCAGAGCGCTTGCCTAAAGCAGCGCGCACTGTGGGTCTCTTCATCGGGCGTATTCGACGCACCATGAGTGGTATACAACAGGAAATTGAGCAAGAAGTTCGCAATCAAGAAATTCGCGAGAAACTCAAGGATCCGATGCGTACCTACTTAAGCGAAGAAGAATTAAATCGCCGCTACGAAGAGTACCAAGAGTCACCGACGAGTGGCGAATCGCAAACCAGTCTTACACCACCTGAAAGCACTCCGACAAAAGATCAGGATCGCCAATAG